Proteins encoded within one genomic window of Streptomyces sp. NBC_01314:
- a CDS encoding DUF3618 domain-containing protein: MTQASRRTDGSVGAKGPDELRRQIELTRAELGDTVEELAAKADVKARVHSAKADAQARAHSAWERVPREAVVVSGAGVAVAMVGVLLWRHYH, translated from the coding sequence ATGACACAGGCATCCAGGAGGACCGATGGTTCGGTGGGCGCCAAGGGGCCCGACGAACTCCGGCGGCAGATCGAGCTGACCCGGGCGGAACTCGGCGACACCGTCGAGGAACTGGCCGCCAAGGCGGATGTGAAGGCGAGGGTGCACTCGGCCAAGGCCGATGCGCAGGCGAGGGCGCACTCGGCGTGGGAGCGGGTGCCCCGGGAGGCGGTGGTCGTGAGCGGCGCGGGTGTCGCCGTGGCCATGGTGGGGGTCCTGCTCTGGCGCCACTACCACTAG
- a CDS encoding antibiotic biosynthesis monooxygenase gives MTRRTDLHPVLDRPGAGAAFFSTWQVGTPLRQRRTVEAIADTWQRRPWPTEGLLGYFVYAAQDGSGLLHYSQWADEQAYEAFVRTHRQERNDAIDTAVPGIERVGLGRYRLYRSLTGDGDRAGRVPGCVVIVDIEFDGPDPARQRAWVDAVEEALAGEPNAHPGGISAHFHLGTDGTHVLNYAEWETAQHHIDALAAPGDGVGTPSALWQRVQTWPGLKGSTVKRYDYALGLLPD, from the coding sequence ATGACCCGTCGTACGGACCTCCACCCCGTCCTCGACCGCCCCGGTGCCGGGGCGGCCTTCTTCAGTACCTGGCAGGTCGGCACGCCCCTGCGGCAGCGGCGGACCGTCGAGGCCATCGCCGACACCTGGCAGCGGCGGCCGTGGCCCACCGAGGGGCTGTTGGGATACTTCGTCTACGCGGCGCAGGACGGCTCCGGCCTGCTGCACTACTCGCAGTGGGCCGACGAGCAGGCGTACGAAGCCTTCGTGCGGACGCATCGGCAGGAGCGCAACGACGCCATCGACACCGCCGTGCCGGGAATCGAGCGGGTGGGGCTCGGGCGTTACCGGCTCTACCGCAGCCTCACGGGGGACGGCGACCGGGCGGGACGGGTGCCGGGGTGCGTCGTGATCGTCGACATCGAGTTCGACGGGCCGGACCCGGCGCGGCAGCGGGCCTGGGTGGATGCCGTCGAGGAAGCGCTGGCCGGCGAGCCGAACGCGCACCCCGGTGGCATCTCCGCCCACTTCCATCTCGGCACCGACGGGACCCACGTCCTCAACTACGCCGAGTGGGAGACCGCCCAGCACCACATCGACGCCCTGGCGGCCCCCGGCGACGGAGTCGGTACACCCTCGGCGCTCTGGCAGCGCGTCCAGACCTGGCCCGGACTGAAGGGCAGCACGGTCAAGCGCTACGACTACGCCCTCGGCCTCCTCCCTGACTGA
- a CDS encoding YihY/virulence factor BrkB family protein, with amino-acid sequence MDEKRPEAERVGKKPGPGAETGTGPEVRAGAETDVGPGAEAEERTGGDGPTGLPKRSWWAVVRRTAKEFQDDELSDRAAALTYYGVLSLFPAILVLVSMLGIVGHRATDRILDNIGDLAPGPARDILRDAVVQLSDSGGTGGVLAIVGLLAAVWSASGYVAAFIRTSNAVYDLPEGRPVWKVTPLRIALTLVLMVMLAVSALIVVFTGPLAERAGTTIGLGDAAIALWNIAKWPVLLVLVTLMIALLYWAAPNVRGRGFRWVSPGGILATLIWLAASAGFAVYAANFGSYNKTYGTLAGAVVFLVWLWLTNLAILLGLEFDAELSRERAITEGRSPTDEPYVEPRDTRKWPPRLRALREARARATAEPDTMSKS; translated from the coding sequence ATGGACGAGAAGCGGCCCGAGGCCGAGCGGGTGGGGAAGAAACCGGGACCTGGGGCGGAGACCGGAACGGGGCCCGAGGTGAGGGCCGGGGCGGAGACCGACGTCGGGCCCGGGGCGGAGGCCGAGGAGCGGACCGGCGGGGACGGTCCCACCGGACTGCCGAAACGTTCGTGGTGGGCGGTGGTGCGGCGCACGGCCAAGGAGTTCCAGGACGATGAACTGTCCGACCGGGCGGCCGCGTTGACGTACTACGGCGTCCTGTCGCTGTTCCCCGCCATCCTGGTGCTGGTGTCGATGCTCGGGATCGTCGGCCACCGCGCGACCGACAGGATCCTGGACAACATCGGCGACCTGGCGCCCGGCCCCGCGCGGGACATCCTGCGGGACGCGGTCGTCCAGTTGAGCGACAGTGGCGGTACGGGCGGGGTGCTGGCGATCGTCGGCCTGCTCGCGGCCGTGTGGTCGGCGTCGGGATATGTGGCGGCGTTCATCCGTACGTCCAACGCGGTGTACGACCTGCCGGAGGGCCGCCCGGTGTGGAAGGTGACGCCGCTGCGGATCGCCCTGACCCTGGTACTGATGGTGATGCTGGCGGTGAGCGCGTTGATCGTGGTGTTCACGGGGCCGCTGGCCGAGCGCGCGGGCACGACGATCGGGCTCGGTGACGCGGCGATCGCGCTGTGGAACATCGCCAAGTGGCCCGTGCTGCTGGTGCTGGTGACCCTGATGATCGCGCTGCTGTACTGGGCCGCGCCCAACGTCCGTGGCCGGGGCTTCCGCTGGGTCAGCCCCGGGGGAATCCTCGCCACGCTCATCTGGCTCGCCGCGTCCGCCGGTTTCGCCGTCTACGCCGCCAACTTCGGCTCCTACAACAAGACCTACGGCACCCTCGCCGGCGCCGTCGTCTTCCTCGTCTGGCTCTGGCTCACCAACCTCGCGATCCTGCTGGGCCTCGAGTTCGACGCGGAACTCTCCCGCGAACGCGCCATCACCGAGGGCCGCTCCCCCACGGACGAGCCCTACGTCGAACCCCGCGACACCCGCAAATGGCCGCCCCGCCTGCGGGCCCTGCGGGAGGCCCGCGCCCGGGCCACGGCCGAACCGGACACGATGAGCAAGAGTTGA
- a CDS encoding WD40 repeat domain-containing protein, giving the protein MNVDELVRDSLREQAAEQTPLSPGFADRVLTVRRRRRTRALATVAAATAAVVAVAVAVPLLDSGKDEVRLATEMNKSDIIAHPDQSPPRDLIAAGDVALAAWYTSDTVKTSKDTAVRQRTYRILDQETGKYVKDTRWSQISVAPGMRTAAVLEKDLPAERIGLLDLLTGEVERWIPVDRGVASVEFSADGTKLVATTYSKNPDLLNRADYDSDGDGKKNDFDSDWSTSYRTGFYVVDVDSGKTDWSEVVPDDGNEMGILNARQDFAFSGDAKLVYSGLTSEPYDQFYDLKGDKVAKPADEKYLTWSVEARLSPNGKLAAGGFAGGAKTTASEILDPYTGERLHKIRGQQLLAWADNERLVAWDITAGDNEFRNALVLVTIGSDKTLTLSGARKGNDGADGRWNAVFATR; this is encoded by the coding sequence GTGAACGTCGACGAACTGGTACGTGACTCCCTGCGGGAGCAGGCCGCCGAACAGACGCCCCTGTCGCCGGGTTTCGCCGACCGGGTGCTGACCGTGCGGCGCCGCCGCCGGACCCGTGCGCTCGCGACCGTCGCCGCGGCCACCGCCGCCGTGGTCGCCGTCGCGGTGGCCGTGCCGCTGCTGGACTCCGGCAAGGACGAGGTACGACTCGCCACCGAGATGAACAAGAGCGACATCATCGCCCACCCCGACCAGTCGCCGCCGCGCGATCTGATCGCCGCCGGGGACGTGGCGCTGGCCGCGTGGTACACCTCGGACACCGTCAAGACCTCCAAGGACACCGCGGTCAGGCAACGCACCTACCGGATCCTCGACCAGGAGACCGGCAAATACGTCAAGGACACCCGCTGGTCGCAGATCTCGGTCGCCCCCGGCATGCGGACCGCCGCCGTCCTGGAGAAAGATCTGCCCGCGGAGCGGATCGGACTCCTCGACCTGCTCACCGGCGAGGTCGAGCGCTGGATCCCGGTCGACCGGGGCGTCGCGAGCGTCGAGTTCTCGGCCGACGGCACCAAGCTCGTCGCCACCACCTACAGCAAGAACCCCGACCTGCTGAACAGGGCCGACTACGACTCCGACGGCGATGGCAAGAAGAACGACTTCGATTCGGACTGGTCCACGTCATACCGGACCGGCTTCTACGTCGTCGACGTCGACTCCGGAAAGACCGACTGGAGTGAGGTCGTCCCCGACGACGGCAACGAGATGGGCATCCTCAACGCCCGTCAGGACTTCGCCTTCAGCGGCGACGCCAAGCTGGTCTACTCCGGGCTGACCTCGGAGCCGTACGACCAGTTCTACGACCTCAAGGGCGACAAGGTCGCCAAGCCGGCCGACGAGAAGTACCTGACCTGGTCGGTGGAGGCGCGGCTCTCTCCGAACGGCAAGCTCGCGGCCGGCGGCTTCGCGGGCGGCGCCAAGACCACCGCCTCCGAGATCCTCGATCCGTACACCGGTGAGCGGCTCCACAAGATCCGCGGCCAGCAGCTCCTCGCCTGGGCCGACAATGAGCGGCTCGTCGCCTGGGACATCACGGCCGGCGACAACGAGTTCCGCAACGCCCTGGTGCTCGTCACCATCGGCAGCGACAAGACGCTCACGCTCAGCGGAGCCCGCAAGGGCAACGACGGGGCGGACGGGCGGTGGAACGCGGTCTTCGCCACCCGCTGA
- a CDS encoding phage holin family protein: MTGTTETRPPRFVRSVRSERPGPGEHDHHSVGELVGQATEQLSLLVRQELALAKEELTEKGRRAGRGGGLLGAAGAVAYVGFMTLAAAGVGALSLVLDVWAAALIVMAVLFVIAAVLAAVGRAQLRRATPPKPELALGSVKADVDEIKGRARR; this comes from the coding sequence GTGACCGGGACCACCGAGACCAGGCCCCCGCGATTCGTGCGCTCTGTGCGATCCGAACGTCCGGGGCCGGGCGAACACGACCACCACTCCGTGGGCGAGCTGGTCGGGCAGGCCACCGAACAGCTCTCCCTGCTCGTACGACAGGAGCTCGCCCTCGCCAAGGAGGAGCTGACCGAGAAGGGGCGGCGCGCGGGGCGCGGCGGCGGGCTGCTCGGCGCGGCCGGCGCCGTCGCCTATGTGGGATTCATGACCCTCGCCGCCGCCGGGGTCGGGGCGCTCTCCCTCGTGCTGGACGTGTGGGCCGCAGCGCTCATCGTCATGGCCGTGCTCTTCGTGATCGCCGCCGTACTGGCCGCGGTCGGGCGCGCGCAACTGCGGCGGGCCACCCCTCCCAAGCCGGAGCTGGCGCTCGGCAGCGTCAAGGCGGACGTGGACGAGATCAAGGGGAGGGCCCGGCGATGA
- the dapA gene encoding 4-hydroxy-tetrahydrodipicolinate synthase: MTLTHRPTPFGRALCAMITPFTASGALDLDGAQRLADRLVAEGCDGLVLSGTTGESPTTTDTEKAELIRAVRAAVGDRAVIVAGVGTADTRHTVELALAAEKAGADGLLAVTPYYSTPPQDAVEAHFRELADVSGLPVALYDIPGRTGTRIEPDTMIRLAGHPRIVAVKDCAYDLLGTQKVLAETGLAYYTGCDEYVLALYAIGGSGYVSTVANAAPRHFRAVIDAFDAGDTGEAARLQRRTIPLTELMMASGLPGTVTAKALLGRLGLPSGPVRAPLRPADRDTADGLLKAYERLVSG; the protein is encoded by the coding sequence ATGACCCTCACCCACCGCCCCACCCCCTTCGGCCGCGCCCTCTGCGCGATGATCACGCCCTTCACCGCGTCCGGCGCGCTCGACCTGGACGGGGCCCAGCGACTCGCCGACCGGCTGGTGGCCGAGGGGTGCGACGGGCTGGTGCTGTCCGGTACGACGGGTGAGTCGCCGACGACGACGGACACGGAGAAGGCGGAACTGATCCGCGCGGTGCGCGCGGCCGTCGGCGACCGGGCCGTGATCGTGGCCGGGGTGGGCACCGCCGACACCCGGCACACCGTGGAACTGGCGCTGGCGGCCGAGAAGGCGGGCGCGGACGGCCTGCTGGCGGTCACGCCGTACTACAGCACGCCCCCGCAGGACGCGGTCGAGGCCCATTTCCGCGAGCTCGCCGACGTCTCGGGGCTGCCCGTCGCGCTGTACGACATCCCCGGCCGCACCGGCACCCGGATCGAACCGGACACCATGATCCGGCTGGCGGGCCACCCCCGGATCGTGGCGGTGAAGGACTGCGCGTACGACCTCCTCGGCACCCAGAAGGTGTTGGCGGAGACGGGGTTGGCGTACTACACGGGCTGCGACGAGTACGTTCTCGCGCTCTACGCGATCGGCGGGTCGGGTTACGTCAGCACCGTCGCGAACGCGGCACCCCGCCACTTCCGGGCGGTCATCGACGCGTTCGACGCGGGCGACACCGGCGAGGCCGCTCGACTCCAGCGGCGCACCATCCCGCTCACCGAGCTGATGATGGCCTCCGGCCTGCCCGGCACCGTGACGGCGAAGGCGCTCCTCGGCCGGCTCGGTCTCCCGTCCGGCCCGGTCCGCGCCCCGCTGCGGCCCGCCGACCGCGACACGGCCGACGGGCTGCTGAAGGCGTATGAACGGCTGGTCTCCGGCTGA
- a CDS encoding SigE family RNA polymerase sigma factor — translation MDAAGQESFREFVAGRSSALLKTAVLLSGGDRHAAEDLLQNALIKAAGRWQRIDEPEAYVRRILYRQQVSRWRLKWRRRELTVAEPPENGAADGAAGVELRLVMRGALARLTARQRTMLVLRYFEDLPEGDVARILGCSVGTVRSTTHRSLARLRELAPELAALGPAAAEHAPSRDFSPVEVRP, via the coding sequence ATGGATGCCGCGGGGCAGGAGAGCTTCCGGGAATTCGTGGCCGGACGGTCGTCGGCGCTGCTGAAGACCGCCGTGCTGCTGAGCGGCGGGGACCGGCACGCCGCCGAGGATCTGCTGCAGAACGCGCTGATCAAGGCCGCCGGCCGCTGGCAGCGGATCGACGAGCCGGAGGCGTACGTACGGCGGATCCTGTACCGGCAGCAGGTCAGCCGGTGGCGGCTGAAGTGGCGGCGCCGGGAGCTGACCGTCGCCGAGCCGCCCGAGAACGGCGCCGCCGACGGGGCGGCCGGTGTGGAGCTGCGGCTCGTGATGCGCGGGGCGCTGGCCCGGCTCACCGCCCGGCAGCGGACCATGCTCGTGCTCCGCTACTTCGAGGACCTGCCCGAGGGCGATGTGGCCCGCATCCTCGGATGCTCCGTCGGGACCGTCCGGTCCACGACCCACCGCTCGCTGGCCCGCCTGCGCGAACTCGCGCCCGAGCTGGCCGCGCTCGGTCCTGCCGCCGCCGAACATGCTCCGTCCCGTGACTTCTCGCCCGTGGAGGTGCGTCCGTGA
- a CDS encoding 1-aminocyclopropane-1-carboxylate deaminase: MSLSSFERYPLLFGPSPVHPLERLTAHLGGASIWAKREDCNSGIAYGGNKTRKLEYLVADAIAQGCDTLVSIGGVQSNHTRQVAAVAARAGLKCVLVQESWVDWPDAVYDKVGNILISRLAGADVRLVRAGFGIGFKESWELALREVEEGGGKPYAIPAGASDHPLGGLGFAGWAYEVAEQERELGVFFDTVIVCSVTGSTQAGMVAGFAALEEAGERARRVIGIDASAKPTPTREQIARIAHNTGQLIGLKRKLTVADIELDERYHAGIYGVPDDATLVAMQLAARTEGMITDPVYEGKSMAGMVDLIERGEIGPESTVLYAHLGGQPALNAYSGVIG; encoded by the coding sequence GTGTCCCTCTCGTCCTTCGAGCGCTACCCGCTCCTCTTCGGGCCCTCGCCGGTCCACCCGCTGGAGCGCCTGACCGCACACCTCGGCGGCGCCTCCATCTGGGCCAAGCGCGAGGACTGCAACTCCGGCATCGCGTACGGCGGCAACAAGACCCGCAAGCTGGAGTACCTCGTCGCCGACGCGATCGCCCAGGGCTGCGACACCCTCGTCTCCATCGGCGGCGTGCAGTCCAACCACACCCGCCAGGTCGCCGCCGTCGCCGCCCGCGCCGGACTCAAGTGCGTACTCGTGCAGGAGAGTTGGGTCGACTGGCCGGACGCCGTGTACGACAAGGTCGGCAACATCCTGATCAGCCGACTGGCCGGGGCCGACGTACGGCTCGTCCGGGCCGGCTTCGGCATCGGCTTCAAGGAGAGCTGGGAACTGGCGCTCAGGGAGGTCGAGGAGGGCGGCGGTAAGCCCTACGCCATCCCGGCCGGCGCCTCCGACCACCCCCTCGGCGGCCTCGGCTTCGCGGGCTGGGCATACGAAGTCGCCGAGCAGGAGCGGGAGTTGGGCGTCTTCTTCGACACGGTGATCGTCTGCTCGGTGACCGGCTCGACCCAGGCCGGCATGGTCGCCGGGTTCGCCGCGCTGGAGGAGGCGGGCGAACGGGCGCGCCGGGTGATCGGCATCGACGCCTCGGCCAAGCCGACCCCCACCCGCGAGCAGATCGCCCGCATCGCCCACAACACCGGGCAACTCATCGGCCTCAAGCGGAAGTTGACCGTGGCCGACATCGAGCTGGACGAGCGCTACCACGCCGGGATCTACGGTGTCCCGGACGACGCCACCCTCGTCGCCATGCAGCTCGCCGCGCGCACCGAGGGCATGATCACCGACCCCGTGTACGAGGGCAAGTCGATGGCCGGGATGGTCGACCTGATCGAGCGCGGCGAGATAGGCCCGGAGTCCACCGTGCTGTACGCCCACCTCGGCGGCCAGCCCGCGCTGAACGCGTACAGCGGAGTGATCGGGTGA
- a CDS encoding endonuclease/exonuclease/phosphatase family protein produces the protein MPSKRTARIGALTVATICSTVSAVVLTSTAEAESIRIHDIQGTTRTSPLTGQQVAGVQGIVTGVRTYGSRGFWIQDPKADANPATSEGVFVFTSSRPTVSVGDAVTVAGTVGEFVPGGTSSGNQSVTQITRPTITVVSTGNAVPAATVLDTKSVPKKYAPVGDTAAGGSVNGLKLAPATYALDRYESLEGMNVQVADTRVVGATDPFTELWVTVKPRENDNRRGGALYDSYTSQNTGRLQIQSLGAVADFPKANVGDVLKGTTAGPLDYNQFGGYTLVANRLGTLKQGGLERETTRKQASGELAVATYNVENLDPSDASFADHAGAIVHNLQSPDIVALEEIQDNNGAANDGTVAADRTVQKLVDAIVAAGGPTYAWRSIDPVNLADGGEPGGNIRQVFLFNPARVSFADRAGGDAATAAGVTSANGKARLTVSPGRIDPANAAWTNSRKPLVGEFSFRGKSVFVIANHFASKGGDQALHSEFQPPKRSSETQRHLQATAVNAFVKQILAKEKKADVIALGDINDFEFSDTAKLLENDGVLWSAIKSLPKRERYSYVFQGNAQVLDQILVSRSVRRSTGFTYDSVHVNSEFNDQISDHDPQVVRFEP, from the coding sequence TTGCCGAGCAAGAGAACCGCGCGCATCGGCGCGCTGACCGTCGCCACCATCTGCTCCACGGTGTCCGCCGTGGTCCTGACCTCGACCGCCGAGGCCGAATCCATACGCATCCACGACATCCAGGGCACCACCCGGACGTCCCCGCTCACCGGCCAGCAGGTCGCCGGGGTGCAGGGAATCGTCACGGGCGTCCGCACCTACGGTTCACGCGGCTTCTGGATCCAGGATCCCAAGGCGGACGCCAACCCGGCCACGAGCGAGGGTGTCTTCGTCTTCACCAGCTCCCGGCCGACGGTCTCCGTGGGCGACGCGGTGACGGTCGCGGGCACGGTCGGCGAGTTCGTGCCGGGCGGCACTTCGTCCGGAAACCAGTCCGTGACGCAGATCACCCGCCCGACGATCACGGTCGTCTCCACGGGCAACGCGGTCCCGGCCGCGACCGTCCTCGACACCAAGTCCGTGCCGAAGAAGTACGCCCCGGTCGGCGACACCGCCGCGGGCGGCTCGGTCAACGGCCTCAAGCTCGCCCCGGCCACGTACGCGCTGGACCGCTATGAGTCCCTTGAGGGCATGAACGTCCAGGTCGCCGACACCCGCGTGGTCGGTGCCACCGACCCGTTCACCGAGCTGTGGGTCACGGTGAAGCCCCGGGAGAACGACAACCGCCGCGGCGGCGCGCTGTACGACTCCTACACCTCGCAGAACACCGGCCGGCTGCAGATCCAGTCGCTGGGCGCGGTAGCCGACTTCCCGAAGGCGAACGTCGGTGACGTCCTGAAGGGCACGACGGCCGGCCCGCTGGACTACAACCAGTTCGGCGGCTACACGCTCGTCGCCAACCGGCTCGGCACCCTCAAGCAGGGCGGCCTGGAGCGCGAGACGACCCGCAAGCAGGCGAGCGGCGAGCTCGCGGTGGCGACGTACAACGTCGAGAACCTGGACCCCTCGGACGCCTCCTTCGCGGACCACGCGGGCGCGATCGTGCACAACCTGCAGTCGCCCGACATCGTGGCCCTGGAGGAGATCCAGGACAACAACGGTGCCGCCAACGACGGTACGGTCGCCGCCGACCGGACGGTGCAGAAGCTGGTCGACGCGATCGTGGCGGCCGGCGGCCCGACGTACGCCTGGCGGTCCATCGACCCGGTGAACCTCGCGGACGGCGGTGAGCCCGGCGGCAACATCCGCCAGGTCTTCCTGTTCAACCCCGCGCGGGTCTCCTTCGCCGACCGCGCGGGCGGCGACGCCGCGACCGCCGCCGGGGTGACGAGTGCGAACGGCAAGGCGCGGCTGACGGTGTCGCCGGGCCGGATCGACCCGGCGAACGCCGCCTGGACGAACAGCCGCAAGCCGCTCGTCGGCGAGTTCTCCTTCCGCGGCAAGTCCGTCTTCGTGATCGCGAACCACTTCGCGTCCAAGGGCGGCGACCAGGCGCTGCACTCGGAGTTCCAGCCGCCGAAGCGGAGCTCGGAGACCCAGCGCCACCTGCAGGCGACCGCCGTGAACGCCTTCGTCAAGCAGATCCTGGCGAAGGAGAAGAAGGCGGACGTCATCGCGCTCGGAGACATCAACGACTTCGAGTTCTCCGACACCGCGAAGCTGCTGGAGAACGACGGCGTCCTGTGGTCGGCGATCAAGTCGCTCCCGAAGAGGGAGCGTTACTCGTACGTCTTCCAGGGCAACGCCCAGGTGCTCGACCAGATCCTGGTCAGCCGCTCGGTCCGGCGCTCCACCGGGTTCACGTACGACAGCGTGCACGTCAACTCGGAGTTCAACGACCAGATCAGCGACCACGACCCGCAGGTGGTTCGGTTCGAGCCGTAA
- a CDS encoding SRPBCC domain-containing protein, protein MSKEFEIAREFEVDATPEEVWEAVTAGTGGWLWPMEAPEPRVGGKGPFGSEVVAWDPPHRYTNRVEDVEGISEQTLNQLDYTIEPRDDGRRAWVRYVHSGIFVDDWDNQYDGAAKHTGFYLHTLRQYLTRFAGRTVTAFATFDGPETAGTPDALTTVGRALGLADDTPEGARVQAKGPEGQLLDAVVDYRDPYFIGLRTDDALIRFFGRNHWGYRVGMSVHDFAPGADAKADEIAWQGWLNGVFSQP, encoded by the coding sequence ATGTCCAAGGAATTCGAGATCGCCCGGGAGTTCGAGGTCGATGCCACTCCCGAGGAGGTGTGGGAGGCCGTCACCGCCGGGACCGGTGGGTGGCTGTGGCCGATGGAGGCGCCCGAGCCGCGGGTCGGCGGCAAGGGGCCGTTCGGCTCCGAGGTCGTCGCATGGGATCCGCCGCATCGGTACACCAACCGCGTCGAGGACGTCGAGGGCATCTCCGAACAGACCCTCAACCAGCTGGACTACACGATCGAACCGCGCGACGACGGCCGGCGGGCCTGGGTGCGGTACGTGCACAGCGGCATCTTCGTCGACGACTGGGACAACCAGTACGACGGCGCCGCCAAGCACACCGGGTTCTATCTGCACACCCTGCGCCAGTATTTGACGCGCTTCGCGGGCCGGACGGTCACCGCGTTCGCCACCTTCGACGGGCCCGAGACGGCCGGGACCCCCGACGCGCTCACCACCGTCGGACGGGCGCTCGGTCTCGCGGACGACACTCCCGAAGGGGCCCGTGTCCAGGCCAAGGGCCCCGAAGGGCAGCTCCTCGACGCCGTGGTCGACTACCGCGACCCGTACTTCATCGGCCTGCGCACCGACGACGCCCTCATCCGCTTCTTCGGCCGCAACCACTGGGGTTACCGCGTCGGCATGAGCGTCCACGACTTCGCGCCGGGTGCCGACGCCAAGGCGGACGAGATCGCATGGCAGGGCTGGCTGAACGGAGTGTTCAGCCAGCCCTGA
- a CDS encoding ArsR/SmtB family transcription factor: MLDVTVIEDPEAAAVSLDPIRAGLLAELAAGPASAAMLAGKVGLPRQKVNYHLKALERHGLVELAGERRKGNVTERLMRATAASYVISPLALAAVQPDPDRFRDQLSAHWLLALGARLVRDVGSLITGAAKAHKRLATYALDGEVTFASAADRAAFVQELTAGVSALIRKYDAPDAEAGRGHRIVVAVHPTVKPQTAEVPDRSDEPDQSDQSDERDQPDQLAQPDRRGSSHRPEPTDQTDQPDQ; the protein is encoded by the coding sequence ATGTTGGATGTCACCGTGATCGAGGACCCCGAGGCAGCGGCGGTCTCGCTGGACCCCATACGGGCCGGGCTGCTCGCCGAGCTGGCGGCCGGGCCCGCGTCGGCCGCCATGCTGGCCGGGAAGGTCGGGCTGCCGCGCCAGAAGGTGAACTACCACCTCAAGGCGCTGGAGCGGCACGGCCTGGTCGAGCTGGCGGGGGAGCGCCGCAAGGGCAATGTCACCGAGCGGCTGATGCGGGCGACCGCCGCGTCGTATGTGATCTCCCCGCTCGCGCTCGCCGCCGTACAGCCCGACCCGGACCGTTTCCGGGACCAGCTCTCCGCGCACTGGCTGCTGGCGCTCGGTGCCCGGCTGGTCCGGGACGTCGGGTCGCTCATCACGGGCGCGGCCAAGGCCCACAAGCGGCTCGCGACCTACGCGCTCGACGGCGAGGTCACCTTCGCCTCGGCCGCCGACCGGGCCGCGTTCGTCCAGGAGCTGACGGCCGGGGTGAGCGCGCTCATCCGCAAGTACGACGCGCCGGACGCGGAGGCCGGCCGAGGCCACCGGATCGTCGTCGCCGTCCACCCGACAGTCAAGCCGCAGACCGCCGAAGTACCGGACCGGTCCGACGAGCCCGACCAGTCAGACCAGTCCGACGAGCGCGATCAGCCCGATCAGCTCGCCCAGCCCGACCGGCGCGGATCTTCCCACCGGCCCGAACCGACCGATCAGACCGACCAGCCCGATCAGTAA